One genomic window of Haloferax mediterranei ATCC 33500 includes the following:
- a CDS encoding DUF7123 family protein, which yields MTEYTDEEQRILAYLRDSVSRGEGYFRAKNIAEAIGLTAKQVGSRLPQLAEKSEDVEIEKWGRARSTTWRVTRS from the coding sequence ATGACTGAGTACACCGACGAGGAACAACGCATTCTCGCCTATCTCCGCGACAGCGTCAGCCGTGGAGAAGGGTACTTTCGGGCGAAAAACATCGCCGAAGCTATCGGTCTCACCGCAAAGCAGGTCGGCTCTCGCCTGCCCCAACTGGCCGAAAAGTCCGAGGACGTAGAAATCGAAAAGTGGGGACGCGCCCGCTCTACCACATGGCGTGTCACCCGGAGCTGA
- a CDS encoding phosphate signaling complex PhoU family protein: protein METRKVQRLGPSTLAMTLPAEWAKEHNVDKGDEVTIRTSGKGTLTVLPESVSTEDSKATIRADNLNAEALERAIVAQYVLGRRVIHIEKSEGALDSDHINAVYKAETQLMGLGVIEETPERIAIRCSVDAEDFSLDNLLKRLENTGSTMRGEAVKALAHGNPDLAQRALNRERQANKIFVLLLRLIFTSYQNPNLARAVGLDSGFPLIGYRSVAKNLELTADNAEDIANIVMDADGHTLDVDQSTMRRIREFTDHVDEITTTAVKAVVERNYDHTIECRELFREIRDRERDILNDLPEMDNQQLLQIREVLVSLQQTAQYAMRNAEIAANLALNEESEHVTLD from the coding sequence ATGGAGACCCGGAAAGTCCAGCGTCTCGGTCCCTCCACGCTGGCGATGACGCTCCCAGCGGAGTGGGCCAAGGAACACAACGTCGACAAGGGGGACGAGGTGACGATTCGAACGAGCGGTAAAGGAACCCTTACGGTCCTTCCCGAGTCGGTCAGCACCGAAGATTCGAAAGCAACGATTCGTGCGGATAATCTGAACGCCGAGGCGCTCGAACGCGCAATCGTGGCGCAGTACGTCCTCGGACGGCGCGTCATCCACATCGAAAAGAGCGAAGGCGCACTCGACTCCGACCACATCAACGCCGTCTACAAGGCCGAGACGCAGCTTATGGGTCTCGGCGTCATCGAGGAGACGCCCGAACGAATCGCCATTCGTTGCTCGGTCGACGCCGAGGACTTCAGCCTCGACAATCTCCTCAAACGGTTGGAGAACACGGGCAGCACGATGCGCGGCGAAGCCGTGAAGGCGCTCGCCCACGGAAATCCCGACCTCGCACAGCGGGCACTCAACCGCGAGCGTCAGGCGAACAAGATTTTCGTCCTGCTGCTTCGTCTCATTTTCACGTCCTACCAGAACCCCAACCTCGCACGGGCCGTCGGTCTCGACTCAGGGTTCCCGCTCATCGGCTACCGCTCTGTGGCGAAGAACCTCGAACTGACCGCCGACAACGCCGAGGACATCGCCAACATCGTCATGGACGCCGACGGCCACACCCTCGACGTCGACCAGTCGACGATGCGACGAATCCGGGAGTTCACGGACCACGTGGACGAGATTACGACGACTGCAGTGAAGGCGGTCGTCGAGCGTAACTACGACCACACCATCGAGTGCCGCGAACTGTTCCGCGAGATTCGAGACCGCGAGCGCGACATCCTCAACGACCTTCCGGAGATGGATAACCAGCAACTCCTCCAGATTCGCGAGGTGCTCGTGAGCCTCCAGCAGACTGCGCAGTATGCGATGCGGAACGCCGAAATAGCGGCGAACCTGGCGCTCAACGAAGAGTCAGAACACGTCACGCTCGACTAA
- a CDS encoding DUF7525 family protein, whose translation METKTVQSDKSIGFAALFGVLTLVGAGLMVAGPDQLTKALGFAVAITAASLAVGGAHAFQ comes from the coding sequence ATGGAAACCAAGACGGTGCAATCCGACAAGTCCATCGGCTTTGCGGCGTTGTTCGGCGTGCTCACGCTCGTCGGTGCAGGCCTGATGGTTGCGGGACCGGATCAGTTAACGAAGGCACTCGGCTTTGCTGTGGCAATCACCGCCGCTTCGCTGGCTGTGGGCGGCGCTCACGCGTTCCAGTAA
- a CDS encoding LEA type 2 family protein, giving the protein MGLISALFGGRLRTALVVLLLVGAGVGGAYATGIIGAPSVDGVDNRFASVNQTTTVIGTDIRVSNPNPISANLSGLSVDYAIDMNGLRMATGEKRGIAIGQGTTAVPLRTTLSNERIPDWWVSHIQNGEHTALRVNATVTSETLGKTFEAPEITRSIDTDLLSAFNSTETREINADKPLVSDPVLYINETSAEWGDSTEERTALELTFVVHNPKPYPVAISELGYNISMNDVDVGEGTTESEYAIPPKTTKTIEATTYIENDKLDEWWVTHLERNQTTDLRIDFYAKLDAGGTTLTVPLDALTYEKTFETDIFGNKAASGTNSTAGSSSDETTTTEDATTAEETTTTQSSDSTTTTETSTATTTTTTTTTTTATTTTTTATTTTTESTTTASNETTTDDGLL; this is encoded by the coding sequence ATGGGACTTATATCCGCACTGTTCGGCGGACGACTCCGAACCGCACTCGTTGTACTGCTCCTCGTCGGGGCGGGTGTCGGCGGGGCGTACGCCACAGGTATCATCGGCGCGCCGAGCGTCGACGGTGTCGACAACCGATTCGCTAGCGTCAATCAGACGACGACGGTCATCGGGACCGATATCCGCGTCTCGAACCCGAACCCGATTTCGGCGAACCTCTCCGGACTGTCCGTAGACTACGCTATCGACATGAACGGTCTCCGGATGGCAACCGGCGAAAAACGGGGAATCGCTATCGGTCAAGGAACGACCGCGGTTCCGCTTCGGACGACGCTTTCGAACGAACGCATCCCCGACTGGTGGGTATCGCACATCCAGAACGGCGAGCACACGGCGCTCCGCGTCAACGCGACCGTCACCTCCGAGACGCTCGGGAAGACCTTCGAGGCCCCGGAGATAACTCGGAGCATCGACACGGACCTGCTTTCGGCGTTCAACTCCACTGAAACCCGCGAGATAAACGCCGACAAACCGCTGGTCTCCGACCCGGTGTTGTACATCAACGAGACGAGCGCCGAGTGGGGCGACTCTACGGAAGAGCGCACGGCACTCGAACTCACCTTCGTCGTCCACAACCCCAAACCGTACCCGGTCGCCATCTCCGAACTCGGCTACAACATCTCCATGAACGACGTGGATGTGGGCGAGGGAACGACGGAATCCGAGTACGCAATCCCGCCGAAGACGACGAAGACAATCGAGGCGACGACCTACATCGAAAACGACAAACTCGACGAGTGGTGGGTGACGCACCTCGAACGCAATCAGACGACCGACCTACGCATCGACTTCTACGCGAAACTCGATGCTGGTGGCACGACGCTTACGGTCCCGCTCGATGCGCTGACCTACGAGAAGACCTTCGAGACGGACATCTTCGGCAACAAAGCGGCGTCGGGGACGAACTCCACGGCGGGTTCGTCGTCCGACGAGACGACCACGACTGAGGACGCGACTACGGCCGAAGAGACGACCACGACGCAATCATCCGACTCAACTACGACGACCGAAACGAGTACGGCAACCACGACGACAACGACGACAACGACGACTACCGCAACTACAACGACGACTACCGCAACTACAACGACAACCGAGTCGACTACCACCGCAAGCAACGAGACGACTACCGACGACGGGTTGTTGTAG
- a CDS encoding DUF7528 family protein: MSRDAASDLQEAIGTALTEKREFFRTAGEYRQDGSYVVSRRGADSTGNAKVFTSFDELRRLYKRLPERFTADDVGRTGITGSRRHMIIRHFGEHPAFDCRIASRNPLTGEKQSSDTDTKDTVELVAD; this comes from the coding sequence TTGTCCCGTGATGCCGCTTCAGACCTGCAAGAAGCCATCGGCACGGCGCTGACCGAGAAACGCGAGTTCTTCCGCACGGCAGGCGAGTACCGCCAAGACGGGAGTTACGTCGTCTCCCGACGCGGCGCAGATTCGACTGGTAACGCGAAAGTATTCACCAGTTTCGACGAGCTGCGCCGCCTGTACAAGCGACTGCCGGAGCGCTTTACCGCCGACGACGTTGGCCGGACCGGTATCACCGGGTCCCGTCGCCACATGATAATCCGCCACTTTGGCGAGCATCCGGCGTTCGACTGCCGTATCGCCAGTCGGAATCCGTTGACGGGTGAAAAACAGTCGAGCGACACCGATACTAAAGACACAGTAGAATTGGTTGCCGACTGA
- a CDS encoding ATP-NAD kinase family protein, giving the protein MRIGVVVNPVAGMGGRVGLKGTDGKVEEARARGAEPRSPDRARRALSQLFDAAPDTEILAWGGGMGESVARDAGFDPEELGEPDTDETSAADTIDAVRAFVEAGVDLVLFVGGDGTAADVAEALDGSDVPMLGVPAGVKVYSSVFAVSPEDAAHIATSFERTEAREVMDIDEDNYRAGEVHPELRAVAHVPVAEDLQSSKQTSGGTVEALASGVADDIRSSEGVTYVLGPGSTVGAVKSELDIDGSPLGVDVYRDGEVLVRDATEDEILANLGEENVIVVTPIGGQGFVFGRGNPQLSPDVIRRCDVSVVASRSKLDTIPVLRVDTDDTDLDEELRGWTKVRVGRVERRMMKIE; this is encoded by the coding sequence ATGCGAATCGGTGTCGTCGTCAACCCCGTTGCAGGGATGGGCGGCCGGGTCGGACTGAAAGGAACCGATGGGAAAGTCGAGGAAGCCAGAGCGCGAGGTGCCGAGCCGCGGTCGCCGGACCGCGCGAGGCGGGCACTCTCACAGCTATTCGACGCCGCCCCCGACACGGAGATTCTCGCGTGGGGTGGTGGGATGGGGGAATCAGTCGCCCGTGACGCTGGCTTCGACCCGGAGGAACTCGGCGAACCTGACACTGACGAGACGAGCGCAGCAGACACTATCGACGCCGTCCGCGCCTTCGTCGAGGCCGGTGTCGACCTCGTGTTGTTCGTCGGCGGCGACGGAACCGCGGCCGACGTGGCCGAAGCCCTCGACGGAAGCGACGTGCCGATGCTCGGTGTCCCCGCCGGCGTGAAGGTCTATTCGTCCGTCTTCGCCGTCTCACCGGAGGACGCCGCACACATCGCAACCTCGTTCGAGCGGACCGAAGCCCGCGAAGTCATGGATATCGACGAAGACAACTATCGCGCCGGGGAGGTCCATCCCGAACTTCGAGCGGTCGCTCACGTGCCCGTCGCCGAGGACCTGCAGTCGTCGAAACAGACGAGCGGCGGAACGGTCGAAGCACTCGCTTCCGGCGTGGCCGACGACATCCGGAGTAGCGAAGGCGTCACGTACGTCCTCGGTCCCGGAAGCACTGTCGGCGCGGTCAAATCCGAACTCGATATCGACGGGTCGCCACTCGGCGTCGACGTGTATCGCGACGGCGAAGTCCTCGTTCGTGACGCGACTGAGGACGAAATCCTCGCAAATCTCGGCGAGGAAAACGTCATCGTCGTCACGCCCATCGGTGGACAGGGCTTCGTCTTCGGCCGCGGAAACCCGCAACTTTCTCCCGACGTGATTCGGCGGTGTGACGTGTCGGTCGTCGCCTCGCGGTCGAAACTCGACACAATTCCGGTCCTCCGCGTGGACACCGATGATACGGACCTCGATGAAGAACTCCGGGGCTGGACCAAAGTTCGGGTCGGCCGCGTCGAGCGGCGGATGATGAAAATCGAGTGA
- a CDS encoding SRPBCC family protein translates to MTVRVKRTFEFDAAGERVWEFIADPAKRADAISVVDRFDVAEDGRHATWHLELPIPLVRSTVTVETEDIVVEEPTHVKFVGKSRVMRVTGEHTIQASDGGCRLVNEFVVDGRLPGVEKFFERNLDRELDNLEAALRRELEATA, encoded by the coding sequence ATGACCGTCCGCGTGAAACGAACCTTCGAGTTCGATGCCGCCGGGGAACGCGTCTGGGAGTTTATTGCTGACCCTGCGAAACGAGCGGATGCAATCAGTGTCGTCGACCGATTCGACGTCGCCGAGGACGGCCGCCACGCGACGTGGCATCTCGAATTGCCGATTCCACTCGTTCGGTCGACTGTGACCGTCGAAACCGAAGATATCGTCGTCGAGGAACCAACCCACGTCAAGTTCGTCGGCAAGTCCCGTGTGATGCGAGTGACGGGCGAACACACCATCCAGGCAAGCGACGGCGGCTGTCGCCTCGTGAACGAGTTCGTCGTCGACGGCCGACTACCCGGTGTCGAGAAGTTCTTCGAGCGAAACCTCGACCGAGAACTCGACAACCTCGAAGCGGCGCTTCGGCGCGAACTCGAAGCAACCGCCTGA